From a single Lolium rigidum isolate FL_2022 chromosome 7, APGP_CSIRO_Lrig_0.1, whole genome shotgun sequence genomic region:
- the LOC124678085 gene encoding uncharacterized protein LOC124678085, protein MGCLLALTDDLLAEVLARVPSPADLARASSSCASLHRVATSARFLRQFRSLHAPPPLGVYFPDGAAFYPALPPNPAAPAARALALAADFSFAFLPAPARAWLVRDHRDGRFLLDRAAPAGSTAFTEISVCDPLFRRHIPLPPIPADLAASVENPYLQRGGDEGLPHSRSNEIFLAAPRRTSDNDNSSSPPFAVIWMACCRGKLVAFSFSSESQHWHTLSPPVHQALSMRRVMGVRLGQRNHAHGCFYWMITLTRRWLVLDTRKMEFSILDISPVLLGRTMMFSNQITTLESEQGRTTVVVSDLFRTDKRCVLYFYTFMSFTDRWQLQHKITLPEEWGDRFRGIIGAFEQRLFIKLDHPKENLGDPVEQNVTYFWFDVKTMEVGRFTEISSATVNEAYLYTGFAPSLSLPSI, encoded by the coding sequence ATGGGCTGCCTGCTCGCCCTCACCGACGACCTCCTCGCGGAGGTCCTCGCCCGCGTACCATCTCCGGCGGACCTCGCGCGCGCCTCCTCATCCTGCGCCTCGCTCCACCGCGTGGCCACCTCCGCGCGGTTCCTCCGCCAGTTCCGCTCCCTCCACGCGCCGCCCCCGCTCGGCGTCTACTTCCCCGACGGCGCCGCCTTCTACCCGGCCCTCCCGCCGAACCCCGCGGCCCCCGCCGCTCGCGCGCTCGCCCTCGCCGCCGACTTCTCCTTCGCCTTCCTCCCGGCCCCCGCGCGCGCCTGGCTCGTGCGCGACCACCGCGACGGCCGCTTCCTCCTCGACCGCGCCGCGCCCGCCGGCTCCACGGCCTTCACCGAAATCTCCGTCTGCGACCCGCTCTTCCGCCGCCACATCCCGCTCCCGCCCATCCCCGCCGACCTCGCCGCCTCCGTCGAGAACCCCTACCTCCAGCGCGGCGGGGACGAGGGGCTGCCGCACTCCCGCAGCAACGAGATCTTCCTCGCTGCTCCCCGCCGCACTTCCGACAACGACAACAGCTCCTCGCCCCCCTTCGCCGTCATCTGGATGGCGTGCTGCCGGGGGAAGCTGGtggccttctccttctcctccgaaTCTCAGCACTGGCACACCCTCTCACCACCCGTGCACCAGGCTCTGAGCATGCGGAGAGTCATGGGCGTTCGCCTGGGACAGCGCAACCACGCTCACGGCTGTTTCTACTGGATGATCACTCTCACGCGGAGGTGGCTCGTGCTGGACACCCGCAAAATGGAGTTCTCCATCCTCGACATCTCGCCCGTCCTGCTAGGCCGCACCATGATGTTCAGCAACCAGATCACCACCCTCGAGTCGGAACAAGGCAGGACTACCGTCGTGGTCTCGGACCTTTTCCGGACGGATAAGAGATGCGTCCTGTACTTCTACACGTTCATGTCCTTCACTGACCGGTGGCAGCTGCAGCACAAAATCACATTGCCTGAGGAATGGGGGGACCGGTTTCGGGGCATCATAGGAGCATTTGAGCAGCGCTTATTCATAAAGCTTGATCACCCAAAGGAGAACTTGGGAGATCCGGTTGAGCAGAATGTCACCTACTTTTGGTTCGACGTCAAAACTATGGAGGTTGGTAGGTTCACTGAGATTAGTTCTGCTACCGTCAACGAAGCCTACCTTTACACTGGATTTGCCCCGTCACTCTCGCTTCCTAGCATCTGA